In the Telopea speciosissima isolate NSW1024214 ecotype Mountain lineage chromosome 2, Tspe_v1, whole genome shotgun sequence genome, one interval contains:
- the LOC122651644 gene encoding exosome complex component RRP41-like isoform X2 encodes MAGKAATVPSTYSPSPNQKTRTPIFKDVDWVRPDGRGFHQCRPAFLKTDAVHAASGSAYAEFGNTKVIVSVFGPRESKKAMLYSDVGRLNCNVSYTTFANPVRGKGSDHKEFSSMLHKALEGAIILETFPKTTVDVFALVLESGGSDLPVVISCASLALADAGIMMYDLVTSVSVSCLGKDLVIDPISEEESLQDGSLMIACLPSRNEVTQLTLTGEWSTPKIHEAVELCLDASSKLGEIMG; translated from the exons ATGGCCGGAAAGGCTGCAACGGTTCCATCGACGTATTCGCCGTCTCCGAATCAGAAAACGAGGACACCCATCTTCAAAGATGTCGATTGGGTTCGTCCAGATGGCCGAGGCTTCCATCAGTGCAGGCCTGCAT TTTTGAAGACTGATGCTGTACATGCTGCTTCTGGATCTGCTTATGCTGAGTTCGGGAATACCAAGGTCATTGTCTCTGT ATTTGGTCCGAGAGAAAGTAAAAAAGCAATGCTGTACAGCGATGTGGGCAGGCTCAATTGTAATGTCAGCTATACGACTTTTGCCAATCCAGTTCGTGGGAAG GGATCAGACCACAAAGAATTTTCGTCCATGCTTCATAAAGCATTGGAGGGTGCTATAATACTGGAAACTTTCCCAAAGACAACTGTGGATGTTTTTGCATTGGTGTTGGAATCTGGTGGAA GTGATCTTCCAGTAGTGATATCATGTGCAAGTCTTGCGCTTGCAGATGCGGGGATTATGATGTATGACCTGGTTACCTCAGTTTCTGTG TCATGTCTTGGGAAAGATCTTGTCATCGATCCCATATCAGAAGAAGAAAGTCTTCAAGATGGAAGCTTAATGATTGCATGTTTGCCCTCTCGTAATGAGGTCACTCAGCTTACCCTCACAGGAGAATGGTCAACCCCAAAGATTCACGAG GCTGTGGAGCTCTGCCTTGATGCTTCCTCAAAGCTTGGG gagatt
- the LOC122651646 gene encoding uncharacterized protein LOC122651646: protein MSSETAMEPSKGMKMAATSATARIRDSATQFKRWGRKYPFLRYGLPMISLTVLGAGGLAHLLQGSKDVAKVKDDQEWEIIETRKALSRTGPVKSYEPKKISLEDELKALQEKVDINNYEYKRIPRPNEGKSSTN, encoded by the exons ATGAGCTCCGAAACAGCAATGGAACCTTCAAAGGGAATGAAAATGGCAGCTACGAGCGCTACTGCTAGGATTAGGGATTCGGCTACACAATTCAAAAGGTGGGGGAGAAAATACCCATTTCTCAGATACGGGCTACCAATGATTTCACTCACCGTCCTTGGGGCTGGTGGTCTCGCCCACCTCTTGCAAGGCAG TAAAGATGTGGCAAAGGTGAAAGACGATCAAGAGTGGGAGATCATTGAGACCAGAAAAGCATTGTCAAGAACCGGACCTGTGAAAAGTTATGAGCCCAAGAAGATTTCACTGGAAGATGAGCTTAAG GCTTTGCAAGAGAAGGTTGACATAAACAACTATGAGTATAAGAGAATTCCGCGGCCAAATGAAGGCAAGTCAAGCACAAACTAG
- the LOC122651644 gene encoding exosome complex component RRP41-like isoform X1, whose product MAGKAATVPSTYSPSPNQKTRTPIFKDVDWVRPDGRGFHQCRPAFLKTDAVHAASGSAYAEFGNTKVIVSVFGPRESKKAMLYSDVGRLNCNVSYTTFANPVRGKGSDHKEFSSMLHKALEGAIILETFPKTTVDVFALVLESGGSDLPVVISCASLALADAGIMMYDLVTSVSVSCLGKDLVIDPISEEESLQDGSLMIACLPSRNEVTQLTLTGEWSTPKIHEAVELCLDASSKLGQALFD is encoded by the exons ATGGCCGGAAAGGCTGCAACGGTTCCATCGACGTATTCGCCGTCTCCGAATCAGAAAACGAGGACACCCATCTTCAAAGATGTCGATTGGGTTCGTCCAGATGGCCGAGGCTTCCATCAGTGCAGGCCTGCAT TTTTGAAGACTGATGCTGTACATGCTGCTTCTGGATCTGCTTATGCTGAGTTCGGGAATACCAAGGTCATTGTCTCTGT ATTTGGTCCGAGAGAAAGTAAAAAAGCAATGCTGTACAGCGATGTGGGCAGGCTCAATTGTAATGTCAGCTATACGACTTTTGCCAATCCAGTTCGTGGGAAG GGATCAGACCACAAAGAATTTTCGTCCATGCTTCATAAAGCATTGGAGGGTGCTATAATACTGGAAACTTTCCCAAAGACAACTGTGGATGTTTTTGCATTGGTGTTGGAATCTGGTGGAA GTGATCTTCCAGTAGTGATATCATGTGCAAGTCTTGCGCTTGCAGATGCGGGGATTATGATGTATGACCTGGTTACCTCAGTTTCTGTG TCATGTCTTGGGAAAGATCTTGTCATCGATCCCATATCAGAAGAAGAAAGTCTTCAAGATGGAAGCTTAATGATTGCATGTTTGCCCTCTCGTAATGAGGTCACTCAGCTTACCCTCACAGGAGAATGGTCAACCCCAAAGATTCACGAG GCTGTGGAGCTCTGCCTTGATGCTTCCTCAAAGCTTGGGCAAGCCCTATTTGATTGA